ATGGGTTGAAATCGGTTCGTCGCCCATACCATCACCTAGATACTAGTGAAACTACCTAGTGAATGCTGATAAAGTATAGAAAGTCCGACAATCATTCATACCGGAATATAAGCTCCGATTTACAGGGAAGGTCTTTATGAGATCAACTTTTGATGCGTCGTTGGTGGCTGGGAAGATCCCTGATTTACCGGATGATTCGTTGCATTGGGTGCGTTTCCAGTTACACTCCATTGAGTATGTGCTTAAGTGGTTAACAATTGTGTAGTGGGGACCAGAAGATAACTTCTTTGCATCTCGACTTGGTATATACATCCGTTTAATATACCTTGACAGACACTGACACCGTCTAGGAAAGGGCCAATACACAACCGTAGGAGCATACAGTGACCCCAGACCCTCAGAGGAAATCGATAGCAGTATCGCCTGGGACCAGAGCGGAGACGTCAAATTCCTACGAGAGCGATACAAGGTATATATCCATACAACCAATCTCATTCCCCTTGCTAATAACGACATAGAACTGGAATCCCCTAATCAAAGCCCTAACCGAAGCAACACCGTATACAAACCTGTATCCGAATTTCGCCGGCGACGCAATCCCAACATGGGTTTTTGGATCTAGAGTTACCTTGATTGGAGACGCAGCGCACGCTCACGGGGGCGCGTTTGCGGCGGGTGGCTCGTTGGCTCTGGATGATGCGTTTGCTTTGGGCCTGGCCTTTCGACATGTATTTGGGTCTCGTTCTCAGAGTCCTTTGGATAAAGGAAGTCTTGGAAGGGCTTTAGATTTATACGCCAAAACAAGACAACCGCATACGGACAGGCTGTTGGGGATTGTACATCGTCAGTTGAATAACAAAGTCTCTAAGCCTCTGAccgctgaggaggagaatgagaGGTTGATCTCGCGACTGAGGAATCGGACGGATACAGAGTGGCTGTCCGAGCATGATGTTGAAATTGCGTTTGGGGATGTGGTCAAGAAGGTGGAGGCAAAGAGTAGACTCTAGATTTATAGAATGATAGATATACAGACATCTAGTAACCAGCCTGACTCTGCTGTTGTAATTACTTGGAAGCATTGGGAATGGCAGCTTTTCGACCAGATAACCCAGGGCATACACTCTTTGCCCTTTACAACTTTGGAGGCTCTTGATGTATAACCACAGCATCTGAATCCGACTCTTCCCTTGCATCCCCCTGTTCCTCCAATGCAGCAGCCGACTTCTCGTCCCTCCGTAACTTGACCTGGATGAAGGCGACATTGAGTAGATAGATTAGACTGAGCACAGTGGCCTACAGAACGAATTTAGCCAACTTGCAAGACCATATAAGTAGAACAACATACCCAAATAAAGCCACCCCTAAACCCAGGCCCCTTTGAAACAGGCCACGCAACGAGCGGCACAACCAGCCCACAAATCTCGGAGATGGTATTATAGCTGGCCAGCGCAATAGCCCTCACCTCGAGATCATTCGCTAAGCCCTCCGCTGTCCACGATATCAGCACAGGAATCGTCCCGTATGACCAGCCAACAGAGATATATGCAAAGAACTTCAGTCCATCTGGGATGTTCCAAATTGCAAGGACTAGATTGGCGAATATGCAGAGCACCCCTGATAGAAGGATCGGCTCAATACGTGATCCGCGGATATCAGAGTAGAAACTCATGATCAGCGCACCGGCCGCTGCAGTGCCGTGGGTTATCGTTGACATGTTGTTGACGAGTGAGATGGAGTATTTCTCTGGCTGAGAACTGAGCCAGAGGATGAATGGGGTTCCTTCACTGTATGTCTGTTgacagaagacgacgaggagggcgacGAAGGCGTACGCGCGCCAGGAGCCGAGGACGCGCTTGAACAGGGTCTTGCTTAGTCCTGTCGATGGCTTGAAGCCTTCTTCTGCCAGGCGCTTTCTGGCCAgtgctttctcttcctcggagaGGAAGCGGGATTTTGTGCGATCTGGCATGTCGGGGAATATGAAGAAGCCGCTGGTGGAGTTAGTGGATAGAACTCATGGAGGTGGGTTAACGTACAGGAAGGCAACTGGGAGTGTGATGACGGTGCAGATAATGaacagccagcgccagccttgcaggccgtggttgttgttgagatTTGTATATGCGGCTGCTTGGAGGACACCGGCTATCATTTGGCCGAGGGGGTTTGCAATCCAGAAGAGAGCATTGCGGCGGCCGAgttctttctttctataCCAGCTATTCAAGAGTTAGTATGTCTAGTATGGTAGTGTCTAGATTTGGTCGACGTACGAGTTTACGACATGGACGAGCCCAACGTAGCAGGACGTCGCGCTTAATCCGACGAAGAACCGCATCACGACGAGTTGCTCGTATGTTTTGACAAAGGCTGTTCCAAGGGTAAACAAGCCCCAGAAGAGCTCGGCAAAGGGAAGATAGTATTGAGCACTGGTCGCTGTCAGTATATTTCAACTTGGGTCAAGAGGTGCGTACGGATATTTGATAAGGACCAGGTTGCTGGGGATTTGGAATACAACATATCCGACCTCATCTGTATTCATATTAGCTAAGACACGGAGAAAGTTATCGTTATTAACCTACAGGCAGCGTTGATATAATTCAGCCTGTCTCCGCCCAGATCGAGGTCTTCCTTCATGCCCGACACGTATGCATTCGCTGGGAATGTTAGCAGCGTCCAATATTCCCGGGGATAACATACTCAGTGCGGAAACATCAAGATATTTAACAAAAAACGATAGACAGGCATAAGGAAGGACAAGCAGGTCCAGCTTCCGGACAAGGCTTCGCTCTTCGCGACTCATCCCAGCAGGGAACCATCGCGTAGCCTCTTCAAGGCGCGCGATAAAGCCTGTCATTGTGCCAAACTGTTCCAAATTGTCATTGAAGCCTGCCAGAGTACGGAGAGATAGAGGACTATTTATGATATCTGGTGTATGCATATTTCCTCTTCAGTCAGTGCAAACATAATCTTAGACCGGATGGCATCATATACCGACTCCAATTCTGCAGATATACACGCCTGACTCGGGGATTATCCATTGACGAAGCTTAGCTGCGCCTCATATTAGGGCCCATGGTATCATCCCTACTCCAACCGGGTCGTCATTTCAAGCCACATTCACACCACTGCGGTATCAAGTCTAGAACGGGTTGAAACGCTTATCTACTCGTTAGACCGACTTAGGAGTATTCTTGGGAGATCTGTGGAGCTGTATTTACTTGATAGGCAGCTTTGGTCTATGTATGCTAGTCATGTATATACCGAGAGAATTTTCAATTATACGgctctttattattcttgTAGTACGTACAATTGACATATTTTTGGCCTCAGGCTAGACAAGCTAGCTTATCATGGGTTTGAATGGATTTGGCCCCATGTTAGTCAAGCCTCAACTTCcctccaccatctcctcccactcaacaaccaacatgGACGACCGCACAGATCTCGTCTTTATCAACGCGTCGAATCCAACTCACTTCCGGGACCAGAATGTCCGCCGCACCATCCGCCGCCGTGCCATGCGCGACATCGGCAAAGCGCGTCGCAAAGCCAAGAACCCTCCTGCGGTGACCTTCACCTGGCAGCCATTAGAGCCTCCTGTGCCCTGTCTCGACTCGTATCCACGTCCCTGGCCTGGGGGTATAGACTCCGATCCACGGTCTCGCGAGTTGATTCACTTCAGTACGTCTAACTTAGGTCTATATGGTCTGATGTGCTTCATCTAATCAATCCAGTGCACGCCGACGCCGAGTACAATTACCGGCCATTCCGGAAAGTCTGGTTCGCAATGGCCCTATCAGACCAGAGCGCCTTTATCCTGTGTAAAGCGAACGCAGCCATGTTTCTTGAGAAAGCGCGACTGCGAGACGGAGACGAGTTTCGATACGAGCACTGCGCAGAGACTCTGGGTTATTATGGCCAGTGCGTTAGGGAGGTTACGCGTCGTCTATCGGATCCGGTGGACTGTGTTAGTGAGGGCGTCTTTACTGCGATTCTGGGGCTGATTTGCCATGATGTATGTATTCCTTTCTTGTGTTGTTTGGTATAGCTAACACGGGTGGTAGCTTTATGTCGGGACTCTGGACCGCTGGGCGTATCATATCCGGGGACTGGCGAGGATAGTCAGCATGCGAGGAGGGATTGGCGATTTGGATGCCAATTTGCAGTTATTTGCTTGCTGGTTTGATGTCGTTGGATCGGTGGCTCGAGATTTACCACCGCAGATGCCACCGGCTTCAGTGTACCTGGATGGTCTGGCGACATATGCCGAGGGAAAACAAACATGCGGTATGAGGCTGGATGGAATTCTTGACGACATCAGAAATATGCAATCGTCAGAAGATACGGATATATACTGTCTTGTCGGAATACTCGAACGAATGGCTGCACTTGCGGGCTTCGTTAACGAACATTCTTCACGAGAACCTGGATTTTGGAAGAGCGAGGATGACATGCGTCCCCTTCGGCTTCTTGGCCCAGTTACGCATGACCTACTATCAATGCCACGGGCTAATCCATGTACCTTCAATGGCTTCCAGGTCATCCGCGA
This sequence is a window from Aspergillus puulaauensis MK2 DNA, chromosome 6, nearly complete sequence. Protein-coding genes within it:
- a CDS encoding uncharacterized protein (COG:C,H;~EggNog:ENOG410PM7Q;~InterPro:IPR036188,IPR002938;~PFAM:PF01494;~go_function: GO:0071949 - FAD binding [Evidence IEA]), whose translation is MAANDTVRVLIAGAGIGGLATAISLSRVAAIPNINIQLYEQAPELLEIGASIALSPNGMRTLEKLGVHNALTDEVGFRGPSGIPQIYRHWKTNQVVSVDTHRNVPDPRHHTTRFHRGHLHAALLEHVPRESIHLGKKLVRAEASEQGVSLYFEDGTTAHGDILIGADGLKSKVRQSFIPEYKLRFTGKVFMRSTFDASLVAGKIPDLPDDSLHWWGPEDNFFASRLGKGQYTTVGAYSDPRPSEEIDSSIAWDQSGDVKFLRERYKNWNPLIKALTEATPYTNLYPNFAGDAIPTWVFGSRVTLIGDAAHAHGGAFAAGGSLALDDAFALGLAFRHVFGSRSQSPLDKGSLGRALDLYAKTRQPHTDRLLGIVHRQLNNKVSKPLTAEEENERLISRLRNRTDTEWLSEHDVEIAFGDVVKKVEAKSRL
- a CDS encoding uncharacterized protein (COG:S;~EggNog:ENOG410PSNQ;~InterPro:IPR021858;~TransMembrane:1 (o384-403i)) is translated as MDDRTDLVFINASNPTHFRDQNVRRTIRRRAMRDIGKARRKAKNPPAVTFTWQPLEPPVPCLDSYPRPWPGGIDSDPRSRELIHFMHADAEYNYRPFRKVWFAMALSDQSAFILCKANAAMFLEKARLRDGDEFRYEHCAETLGYYGQCVREVTRRLSDPVDCVSEGVFTAILGLICHDLYVGTLDRWAYHIRGLARIVSMRGGIGDLDANLQLFACWFDVVGSVARDLPPQMPPASVYLDGLATYAEGKQTCGMRLDGILDDIRNMQSSEDTDIYCLVGILERMAALAGFVNEHSSREPGFWKSEDDMRPLRLLGPVTHDLLSMPRANPCTFNGFQVIREMARLVILILLGGVKTKYGMSAPEINTLQTKLSTLVLVTAKRQMVLPFPLLQLWCLVVAALLASGPARKMYVQEISSHIKGINIPDGTGAVAAARDVIWIEDLASADTISFLIFDIDMVYTDEQR
- a CDS encoding uncharacterized protein (COG:G;~EggNog:ENOG410PHYX;~InterPro:IPR020846,IPR011701,IPR036259;~PFAM:PF07690;~TransMembrane:12 (i30-53o73-93i100-118o130-150i162-182o194-216i263-281o301-322i334-353o359-380i392-412o424-442i);~go_function: GO:0022857 - transmembrane transporter activity [Evidence IEA];~go_process: GO:0055085 - transmembrane transport [Evidence IEA]), which encodes MTGFIARLEEATRWFPAGMSREERSLVRKLDLLVLPYACLSFFVKYLDVSALTNAYVSGMKEDLDLGGDRLNYINAAYEVGYVVFQIPSNLVLIKYPAQYYLPFAELFWGLFTLGTAFVKTYEQLVVMRFFVGLSATSCYVGLVHVVNSWYRKKELGRRNALFWIANPLGQMIAGVLQAAAYTNLNNNHGLQGWRWLFIICTVITLPVAFLGFFIFPDMPDRTKSRFLSEEEKALARKRLAEEGFKPSTGLSKTLFKRVLGSWRAYAFVALLVVFCQQTYSEGTPFILWLSSQPEKYSISLVNNMSTITHGTAAAGALIMSFYSDIRGSRIEPILLSGVLCIFANLVLAIWNIPDGLKFFAYISVGWSYGTIPVLISWTAEGLANDLEVRAIALASYNTISEICGLVVPLVAWPVSKGPGFRGGFIWATVLSLIYLLNVAFIQVKLRRDEKSAAALEEQGDAREESDSDAVVIHQEPPKL